In the Pseudodesulfovibrio alkaliphilus genome, one interval contains:
- the nifD gene encoding nitrogenase molybdenum-iron protein alpha chain codes for MAKTSKAVRFDPADIKEELLKKYPPKVARKRAKQIMINEAQESETPPEIVANVRTIPGIITMRGCTYAGCKGVIMGPTRDILNITHGPIGCGFYSWLTRRNQTDAGETGENYMTYCFSTDMQDQDIIFGGEKKLTAAIQEAYDLFHPKGICIFATCPVGLIGDDIHAVARKMKEKLGDCNVFAFSCEGYKGVSQSAGHHIANNQVFTHLVGENQTPPEGEYKINLLGEYNIGGDGFEIDRVLRKCGITNIATFSGNSTYAQFASAQHADLSAVMCHRSINYVADMLETKYGIPWIKVNFIGAEATAKSLRKIGQYFGDKALLDRIEAVIAEEMPEVLAVAADVKTRTQGKTAMLFVGGSRAHHYNELFQEMGMKTLSAGYEFGHRDDYEGREVIPHLTVDADSRNIEEIEVEPDEKLFRARKTPEEIKALEDAGYTFKHYDGLNADMDKGSIIIDDLNQYEAEKLVELLKPDIFCAGIKEKFSIQKLGVPMKQLHSYDSGGPYAGFKGAINFYKEIDRLVNSRVWSYLKAPWQENPELTATFVWE; via the coding sequence ATGGCAAAGACCAGCAAGGCGGTGCGCTTCGACCCCGCGGACATCAAGGAAGAGCTTCTCAAGAAGTATCCTCCCAAGGTGGCGAGAAAGCGCGCCAAGCAGATAATGATCAACGAGGCCCAGGAGAGCGAGACGCCGCCCGAGATCGTGGCCAACGTCCGTACCATCCCCGGCATCATCACCATGCGCGGCTGCACCTATGCGGGCTGCAAGGGCGTCATCATGGGGCCCACCCGCGACATCCTCAACATCACCCACGGCCCCATCGGCTGCGGCTTTTACTCCTGGCTCACCCGGCGCAACCAGACCGATGCGGGCGAAACCGGCGAGAACTACATGACCTACTGTTTCTCCACGGACATGCAGGATCAGGACATCATCTTCGGCGGCGAGAAGAAGCTGACGGCGGCCATTCAGGAAGCCTACGACCTCTTCCACCCCAAGGGTATCTGCATCTTCGCCACCTGTCCGGTGGGCCTCATCGGTGATGACATCCACGCCGTGGCCCGCAAGATGAAGGAGAAACTTGGGGACTGCAACGTCTTCGCCTTTTCCTGCGAAGGGTACAAGGGCGTGTCCCAGTCCGCCGGCCATCACATCGCCAACAATCAGGTCTTCACCCATCTGGTGGGCGAGAACCAGACCCCGCCCGAGGGCGAATACAAGATCAACCTGCTCGGCGAATACAACATCGGCGGCGACGGGTTCGAGATCGACCGCGTACTCAGGAAGTGCGGCATCACCAACATCGCCACCTTCTCTGGCAACTCCACCTACGCCCAGTTCGCCTCGGCCCAGCACGCGGACTTGAGCGCGGTCATGTGCCACCGCTCCATCAACTACGTGGCCGACATGCTGGAGACCAAGTACGGCATCCCCTGGATCAAGGTGAACTTCATCGGAGCCGAGGCAACGGCCAAGTCCCTGCGCAAGATCGGCCAGTATTTCGGCGACAAGGCGCTCCTGGACCGCATTGAGGCCGTCATCGCCGAAGAGATGCCAGAGGTTCTGGCCGTGGCCGCAGACGTGAAAACCCGCACTCAGGGCAAGACCGCCATGCTCTTCGTGGGCGGCTCCCGCGCTCACCACTACAACGAGCTCTTCCAGGAAATGGGCATGAAGACCCTGTCCGCGGGATACGAGTTCGGCCACCGCGACGACTACGAGGGACGCGAGGTCATCCCGCACCTGACCGTGGACGCCGACTCGCGCAACATCGAGGAGATCGAGGTGGAGCCCGACGAGAAGCTCTTCCGGGCCCGCAAGACTCCCGAGGAGATCAAGGCCCTGGAGGACGCCGGGTACACGTTCAAACACTACGACGGTCTGAACGCGGACATGGACAAGGGGTCCATCATCATCGACGACCTCAACCAGTACGAGGCCGAAAAGCTGGTGGAACTGCTCAAACCGGACATCTTCTGCGCCGGTATCAAGGAGAAGTTCTCCATCCAGAAGCTGGGCGTGCCCATGAAGCAACTGCACAGCTACGACTCGGGCGGACCCTATGCGGGGTTCAAGGGTGCCATCAATTTCTACAAGGAAATCGACAGGCTCGTGAACAGCCGGGTCTGGAGCTATCTCAAGGCTCCCTGGCAGGAGAACCCTGAACTGACGGCCACCTTCGTTTGGGAATAA
- the nifK gene encoding nitrogenase molybdenum-iron protein subunit beta, translating to MLLRHTPAEVADRKALAINPAKTCQPVGAMYAALGIHGCLPHSHGSQGCCAYHRSALTRHYKEPVSAATSSFTEGASVFGGQANLLQAINNIFTVYEPEVIAVHTTCLSETIGDDLNQIFEKARREGKVPEGCTLVGAPTPSYVGSHVTGFSNMVKAMAQLAEPSGKKNGKVNIIPGWVEPADMAEIKRLAALVGVPVTVFPDTSGVLDTPLTGEYKMFPDGGVTVMELKASGDAIGTLALGEWCSADAARWLDAKCKVPCTVLDMPFGLAATDRFIDVLRTVAGVTVPEAVAVERGQLVDLISDMHQYLYGKRVALWGDPDQLIAMCEFLVSLDMQPVYVVTGTPGKKFEERIQNICADRPFEVKVRAKADMFLMHQWIKNEPVDLLIGNSYGKYIARDEDIPLLRWGFPILDRQGHQYFPTVGYRGGLRLLEKMLDLFLERKDRDDPETTFELVL from the coding sequence ATGCTACTCAGACACACACCCGCGGAAGTGGCCGATCGCAAGGCCCTGGCCATCAATCCGGCCAAGACCTGCCAGCCCGTCGGCGCCATGTACGCGGCCCTCGGGATACACGGCTGCCTGCCGCACAGCCACGGTTCGCAGGGCTGCTGCGCCTATCACCGCTCGGCCCTCACCCGCCACTACAAGGAGCCGGTCTCGGCCGCCACCAGTTCGTTCACCGAGGGCGCTTCCGTGTTCGGCGGTCAGGCCAATCTGCTTCAGGCCATCAACAACATCTTCACGGTCTACGAGCCGGAAGTGATCGCCGTACACACCACCTGCCTCTCCGAAACCATCGGCGACGATCTCAACCAGATATTCGAGAAGGCCCGGCGCGAGGGCAAGGTGCCCGAGGGCTGCACCCTGGTGGGCGCTCCCACCCCGAGCTACGTGGGCTCCCACGTCACCGGCTTCTCGAACATGGTCAAGGCCATGGCCCAGCTGGCCGAGCCTTCGGGCAAGAAGAACGGCAAGGTCAACATCATTCCCGGCTGGGTCGAGCCCGCGGACATGGCCGAGATCAAGCGGCTGGCCGCCCTGGTGGGCGTTCCCGTGACAGTGTTCCCGGATACTTCGGGCGTGCTCGATACCCCGCTTACCGGCGAGTACAAGATGTTCCCGGACGGCGGTGTGACCGTCATGGAACTCAAGGCCAGCGGCGACGCCATCGGCACCCTGGCCCTTGGCGAATGGTGCTCGGCCGATGCCGCCCGCTGGCTCGACGCCAAATGCAAGGTGCCCTGTACTGTCCTGGACATGCCCTTTGGCCTTGCCGCCACCGATCGCTTCATCGATGTGCTGCGCACCGTGGCCGGGGTGACGGTGCCCGAGGCCGTGGCTGTCGAGCGGGGGCAACTGGTGGACCTCATCTCGGACATGCACCAGTACCTTTACGGCAAGCGCGTGGCCCTGTGGGGCGACCCGGACCAGCTCATCGCCATGTGCGAGTTCCTGGTCAGCCTTGACATGCAGCCCGTGTATGTCGTCACCGGCACTCCGGGCAAGAAGTTCGAAGAGCGCATTCAGAATATCTGTGCGGACAGACCCTTTGAGGTCAAGGTCAGAGCCAAGGCCGACATGTTCCTGATGCACCAGTGGATCAAGAACGAGCCCGTGGACCTGCTCATCGGTAATTCCTACGGCAAGTATATCGCCCGCGACGAGGATATTCCCCTCCTGCGCTGGGGCTTCCCCATCCTGGACCGCCAGGGGCACCAGTACTTCCCCACGGTCGGCTACAGGGGCGGGTTGCGGTTGCTTGAAAAAATGCTCGACCTCTTCCTCGAACGCAAGGACCGCGACGACCCGGAAACCACTTTCGAGCTCGTCCTCTAA
- a CDS encoding NifB/NifX family molybdenum-iron cluster-binding protein, which yields MAISAKARASHPCFGPSARRSQGRVHLPVAPRAVARTRFVPESVTAPSGPVMTPEEALAMLDLTVADGASVGMAGITGPGDPMATPEATLQTLRLVRAKYPDLPLCLTTLGLGLAPLAGDLAAIGLSHVTLLVDAVSAEVAEGVYAWIRPSTRTVPLPLAAQMLVEEQRKAVKALVEAGVTVKVNVTVHPEVNDDHIETISRTMAGLGASIMTVVPRWTDGESGVVRPDMDLLAAVREKAARYMVLTPSWGECGDVLAAAENPQRASLPRPAPGRPNVAVASAGGMDVDLHLGHAARLLVYGPREDGLACLLETRDAPEPGGGDGRWEALAETLSDCFVLLAASAGERPREILSRRGVAVLITEDGIEGTVDALYGGGRKGKGCNTAKAATGGALHKGE from the coding sequence ATGGCGATTTCAGCAAAGGCACGCGCGAGCCACCCCTGTTTCGGCCCTTCGGCGCGTCGCAGCCAGGGACGGGTGCATCTGCCGGTGGCACCACGGGCCGTGGCACGCACCCGTTTTGTCCCGGAGTCGGTTACGGCGCCGTCCGGGCCGGTCATGACCCCGGAAGAGGCCCTGGCCATGCTCGATCTGACCGTGGCCGATGGCGCATCCGTGGGCATGGCGGGCATTACCGGCCCCGGCGACCCCATGGCCACGCCCGAGGCGACCTTGCAAACCTTGCGGCTGGTCCGGGCCAAGTACCCGGATCTGCCCCTGTGCCTGACCACTCTGGGACTGGGGCTGGCACCCCTGGCAGGGGATTTGGCCGCCATCGGCCTCTCCCACGTCACCCTGCTGGTGGACGCTGTCTCCGCCGAGGTGGCCGAAGGGGTTTATGCCTGGATTCGGCCCTCCACCCGGACCGTGCCGCTGCCTCTGGCCGCGCAGATGCTGGTGGAAGAACAGCGCAAGGCCGTGAAGGCCCTGGTCGAGGCCGGAGTGACGGTCAAGGTTAACGTCACGGTCCATCCCGAGGTCAACGACGATCACATCGAGACCATTTCTCGGACCATGGCCGGACTCGGTGCCTCCATCATGACCGTGGTCCCCCGGTGGACCGACGGGGAGAGCGGCGTTGTCCGGCCGGATATGGATCTGCTGGCTGCCGTGCGCGAGAAGGCGGCCCGGTACATGGTCCTCACGCCCTCATGGGGCGAGTGCGGCGATGTGCTGGCGGCAGCGGAGAATCCGCAGCGGGCATCGCTGCCCCGACCTGCGCCGGGACGGCCCAATGTGGCTGTGGCCAGCGCGGGCGGCATGGACGTGGACCTGCACCTGGGCCATGCGGCGCGGCTGCTCGTCTATGGCCCGCGTGAGGATGGCCTGGCCTGCCTGCTCGAAACCCGCGACGCGCCCGAACCGGGCGGCGGAGACGGCCGGTGGGAGGCGCTCGCGGAGACCCTGTCCGACTGTTTCGTCCTGCTGGCGGCCAGTGCCGGAGAGCGGCCAAGGGAGATTCTTAGCCGTCGTGGCGTGGCTGTTCTGATCACTGAAGACGGGATCGAGGGAACCGTGGACGCCCTCTACGGTGGCGGCCGGAAAGGCAAGGGCTGCAACACGGCAAAAGCCGCAACTGGCGGCGCATTACACAAAGGAGAATGA
- a CDS encoding (2Fe-2S) ferredoxin domain-containing protein: MATPARMIICCQSFRAQGDPKGICHKQTDGFLQYIEEELIDRGIDALVVASTCLKQCEAGPVMVIQPENWWFKGVASEEAIDAILDALEDGEQCAEYAL, from the coding sequence ATGGCTACCCCCGCGAGAATGATCATCTGTTGTCAGAGCTTCCGGGCTCAGGGCGACCCCAAGGGCATCTGTCACAAGCAGACCGACGGGTTCCTGCAATATATCGAGGAGGAACTCATCGACCGGGGCATCGACGCCCTGGTGGTGGCATCCACCTGCCTCAAACAGTGCGAGGCCGGGCCGGTCATGGTCATTCAGCCCGAGAATTGGTGGTTCAAGGGCGTTGCCAGCGAAGAGGCCATCGACGCCATCCTCGACGCTCTGGAAGACGGCGAACAGTGCGCCGAATACGCCCTGTAG
- the nifE gene encoding nitrogenase iron-molybdenum cofactor biosynthesis protein NifE → MNTGILEERKDQIHRAGEGAIDIACNRDSLAGAVSQRACVFCGSRVVLYPIADALHLVHGPIGCAVYTWDIRGALSSGPELHRLSFSTDLQEKDVIFGGEKKLEAALDELIDRHAPKAAFVYSTCIVGIIGDDIEAVCRRVSESKGIPVLPVQSEGFKGNKRAGYLAACKAMSRLVGTGDTSGISPVSVNILGDFNLAGEIWIVRDYFRRMGVEVVANITGDGRVADLARCHGAALNLVQCSGATLDLARMMEEQYGIPFVRVSYLGIEDMADSLYQVADFFRDKDPGIVGRTQELVRDELSMLMPELARYRLDLAGKRVAMYVGGSFKAFSLIKAFRHLGMKVVVAGSQTGTAEDYAELEQIADPGTIIVDDANPLELSAFIKEKDVDLFVGGVKERPIAHKLGVGFCDHNHERKEALAGFAGMLNFAREVHASAMSPVWNFVPRRAARVAESGEEAVND, encoded by the coding sequence ATGAACACAGGCATACTCGAAGAAAGAAAGGACCAGATCCACCGGGCCGGCGAAGGGGCCATCGACATCGCCTGCAATCGCGACTCCCTGGCCGGCGCCGTCAGCCAGCGGGCCTGCGTCTTTTGCGGATCGCGGGTGGTGCTCTACCCCATCGCCGACGCCCTGCATCTGGTCCACGGACCCATCGGCTGCGCGGTCTACACCTGGGATATCCGGGGCGCACTTTCCAGCGGCCCCGAGCTGCACCGCCTTTCCTTCTCCACTGATCTTCAGGAGAAGGATGTCATCTTCGGCGGCGAGAAAAAGCTCGAAGCGGCCCTGGACGAACTCATTGACCGCCACGCGCCCAAGGCCGCCTTTGTCTATTCCACCTGTATCGTGGGCATCATCGGCGACGATATCGAAGCCGTGTGCCGCCGGGTGAGCGAGAGCAAGGGCATCCCGGTGCTGCCGGTCCAGTCCGAGGGATTCAAGGGCAACAAGCGGGCCGGGTATCTGGCCGCCTGCAAGGCCATGTCCAGGCTGGTGGGCACGGGCGACACCTCGGGCATCTCTCCTGTTTCGGTCAACATTCTCGGCGACTTCAATCTGGCCGGGGAAATCTGGATCGTGCGCGACTATTTCCGGCGCATGGGGGTCGAGGTGGTGGCCAACATCACCGGGGACGGCCGGGTGGCCGATCTTGCGCGATGTCACGGCGCGGCCCTGAATCTGGTCCAGTGTTCGGGCGCCACCCTTGATCTGGCCAGGATGATGGAGGAGCAATACGGCATTCCGTTTGTGCGCGTCTCCTATCTCGGCATCGAGGACATGGCCGACTCCCTCTATCAGGTGGCCGACTTCTTCAGGGACAAGGACCCCGGCATCGTCGGGCGGACCCAGGAACTGGTGCGCGACGAGCTGTCCATGCTCATGCCCGAGCTGGCCCGCTACCGGCTCGACCTCGCAGGCAAGCGGGTGGCCATGTATGTGGGCGGCTCCTTCAAGGCCTTCTCCCTGATCAAGGCGTTTCGCCATCTGGGCATGAAGGTGGTGGTTGCCGGCTCCCAGACCGGCACCGCTGAGGACTACGCCGAGCTGGAGCAGATCGCCGATCCCGGCACCATCATCGTGGACGACGCCAACCCGCTGGAACTCTCGGCCTTCATCAAGGAGAAGGATGTGGATCTCTTTGTGGGCGGGGTCAAGGAGCGGCCCATCGCCCACAAGCTGGGCGTCGGTTTCTGCGACCACAACCACGAGCGCAAGGAGGCACTGGCAGGCTTCGCGGGTATGCTCAACTTTGCCCGCGAGGTCCATGCCTCGGCCATGAGCCCTGTATGGAACTTTGTCCCGCGCCGAGCGGCCCGCGTCGCCGAAAGCGGGGAGGAGGCCGTCAATGACTAA
- a CDS encoding nitrogenase component 1: protein MTKPASKTVPRPAARPNYVSTTNACKLCTPLGASLAFRGVEGAIPFLHGSQGCATYMRRYIISHFREPVDIASSALGEKNAIYGGGPNLKKGVLNVMKKYEPTLVGVATTCLTETIGDDVPMILHEFRKEFGDLDLPDIVHVSTPSYSGTHTDGWHGAVRSLVEQLCVDKAAPNGRVNILPNMVSCEDIRHLKDICRDFGVHATILPDISETLDGPALEDYVKIPSGGTPLAEIREMSGARASIELGRCLPAKTGGVSLEAAFGVRNHRIGLPMGLRESDRFLETLEEATGTPMPRRYELERGRLVDAMVDGHKYVFGKRAVVYGEEDLVAGLCAFLAEIGVDVVLAGTGSQGRGLDRAVAEVTGGVARISPEVRQGVDFHDMAAEAETLKPDLLIGHSKGYTYARGWNVPLVRVGFPIHDRFGGQRRLHLGYKGALELFDRIVNTVLEKKQADSDIGYGYM, encoded by the coding sequence ATGACTAAGCCCGCAAGCAAGACCGTGCCCAGGCCCGCAGCCAGACCCAACTATGTTTCCACCACCAACGCCTGCAAGCTGTGCACGCCTCTGGGGGCGAGTCTTGCCTTCCGGGGCGTGGAGGGGGCCATTCCTTTCCTGCACGGCTCCCAGGGATGCGCCACCTACATGCGCCGCTACATCATCTCCCATTTCCGGGAGCCGGTGGACATCGCCTCCTCGGCCCTTGGCGAGAAGAACGCCATCTACGGGGGAGGCCCCAATCTCAAGAAAGGCGTGCTCAACGTCATGAAGAAGTACGAGCCGACCCTGGTGGGCGTGGCCACCACCTGCCTCACCGAGACCATCGGCGACGACGTGCCCATGATCCTGCACGAGTTCCGCAAGGAATTCGGCGATCTCGACCTGCCGGACATCGTCCATGTCTCCACCCCCAGTTACAGCGGCACCCACACCGACGGCTGGCACGGCGCGGTGCGCTCCCTGGTGGAGCAGCTGTGCGTGGACAAGGCGGCCCCCAACGGCCGGGTCAACATCCTGCCCAACATGGTCTCCTGTGAGGACATTCGGCACCTGAAGGACATCTGCCGGGACTTCGGCGTCCACGCCACCATCCTGCCCGACATCTCCGAGACCCTGGATGGTCCGGCTCTGGAGGATTACGTCAAGATTCCCTCGGGCGGTACGCCCTTGGCGGAAATCCGGGAAATGTCCGGGGCGCGGGCCAGCATTGAGCTGGGCCGCTGCCTGCCCGCCAAGACAGGCGGGGTCAGCCTTGAAGCGGCCTTCGGTGTCAGAAACCACCGCATCGGCCTGCCCATGGGGCTGCGCGAGTCCGACCGCTTCCTTGAGACCCTTGAAGAGGCAACCGGCACGCCCATGCCGCGCCGCTACGAGCTGGAGCGCGGTCGGCTGGTGGACGCCATGGTGGACGGTCACAAGTATGTGTTTGGCAAGCGGGCCGTGGTCTATGGCGAGGAGGATCTTGTGGCGGGCCTGTGCGCCTTTCTGGCTGAGATCGGCGTGGATGTTGTCCTGGCCGGGACAGGTTCGCAGGGCAGGGGGCTTGATCGGGCCGTGGCCGAAGTCACCGGGGGCGTTGCCCGGATTTCCCCGGAGGTGCGCCAGGGCGTGGACTTTCACGACATGGCCGCAGAGGCGGAAACCCTCAAGCCCGACCTGCTTATCGGCCACTCCAAGGGCTACACCTACGCACGGGGCTGGAACGTGCCGCTGGTGCGGGTGGGCTTCCCCATCCACGATCGGTTCGGCGGCCAGCGCCGACTCCACCTCGGCTACAAGGGAGCCCTGGAACTCTTCGACCGTATCGTCAACACCGTGCTGGAGAAGAAGCAGGCCGACAGCGACATTGGATACGGCTACATGTAG
- a CDS encoding radical SAM protein — MAVKDITRHPCFNKETAGSCGRVHLPVAPRCNIQCNYCNRKYDCVNESRPGVTSGVLKPFQAAEYMDKVLAREPRITVAGIAGPGDPFANPAEVMETMRLLNERHPHLLFCLSTNGMGILPYLDDIAALGVSHVTITISAVDPVVGARIYAWVKDGNVVYRGERGAALLLERQLAAIRGLKERGIVVKINSIIIPGVNEDHLPEVARMVAGLGADIQNMIPLKPAQDTPFAGLGEPGPEVVLPLRRAAGGFINQMTHCKRCRADAVGLLGDDQSGALCGTLQACAKLKSLKEVLARPYVAVASREGMLVNQHLGEAGAFQIWGQGEGGYRLVEERQAPPAGCGPQRWADLAALLGDCRAVLAAAMGETPRMLLEEHGVSPHVVTGLIEDALRAIYETGDLKVLKGRRGGIAGGCCTGTGASCG, encoded by the coding sequence ATGGCAGTCAAGGACATCACCAGGCACCCCTGCTTCAACAAGGAAACCGCCGGAAGCTGCGGCCGGGTCCACCTGCCCGTGGCTCCCAGGTGCAACATCCAGTGCAACTACTGCAACCGCAAGTACGACTGCGTCAACGAGTCGCGCCCCGGCGTGACCAGCGGCGTTCTCAAACCGTTTCAGGCCGCTGAGTACATGGACAAGGTGCTTGCCAGGGAGCCGCGGATCACCGTGGCGGGTATCGCCGGGCCGGGCGATCCCTTTGCCAATCCGGCCGAGGTCATGGAGACCATGCGCCTGCTCAACGAGCGCCATCCACATTTGCTTTTCTGTCTGTCCACCAACGGCATGGGCATCCTGCCCTACCTGGACGACATCGCAGCCCTGGGCGTTTCCCATGTGACCATTACCATCTCGGCCGTGGACCCTGTCGTGGGAGCCAGGATCTATGCCTGGGTCAAGGACGGCAACGTGGTCTACCGGGGGGAGCGTGGCGCGGCGCTGCTCCTTGAGCGCCAGCTGGCCGCCATCAGGGGGCTCAAGGAGCGCGGCATCGTGGTCAAGATCAATTCCATCATTATCCCTGGTGTCAATGAGGACCATCTGCCCGAGGTGGCCCGAATGGTGGCCGGACTGGGGGCCGACATCCAGAACATGATCCCCCTCAAGCCTGCGCAGGACACCCCGTTTGCCGGTCTTGGCGAGCCCGGACCCGAGGTGGTCCTGCCCCTTCGCAGGGCCGCGGGCGGGTTCATCAATCAGATGACCCACTGCAAGCGGTGCCGGGCCGATGCCGTGGGGCTGCTCGGGGACGATCAGTCCGGGGCTTTGTGCGGCACACTCCAGGCGTGCGCCAAGCTCAAGTCGCTCAAGGAGGTTCTGGCCCGGCCGTATGTGGCCGTGGCCTCTCGGGAGGGCATGTTGGTCAACCAGCACCTGGGCGAGGCCGGAGCCTTTCAGATATGGGGGCAAGGCGAGGGCGGCTATCGTCTGGTCGAGGAGCGCCAGGCCCCGCCAGCCGGGTGCGGCCCTCAGCGCTGGGCGGATCTGGCCGCGTTGCTTGGCGACTGTCGCGCCGTGCTTGCCGCGGCCATGGGCGAGACGCCGAGGATGCTTCTGGAGGAGCACGGGGTGTCCCCGCACGTTGTCACCGGGCTCATTGAGGACGCGCTGCGGGCCATCTATGAGACCGGCGATCTGAAGGTGCTCAAGGGGCGGCGGGGCGGCATCGCGGGCGGCTGCTGCACCGGCACCGGAGCGAGCTGCGGCTGA
- the nifA gene encoding nif-specific transcriptional activator NifA, with protein sequence MAPTVHGLKLSALLAICQVIDKALHLESALDGVLGILSEQLSMQRATVTLFDPETGHLSINASYGLTREEKQRGVYRLDEGVTGRIFQTGEPFFVPDIDKEPLFLDKTGSRKLRRGMISFIGVPIVLHGEPIGVLNVDRLFEDEIAFEEDVDFLKVVATLIAQFISLNEKIMEREAVLKRENTSLKYQISKSTKGPYIVGQSTPMIEVQRQIEKVSPTRATVLLLGESGVGKTLIARIIHELSDRQGHPFIKVNCASIPANLLESELFGHEKGAFTGATNTRPGRFEEADKGTLFLDEIGELPMALQAKLLRVIQDKELERLGSNRTRHIDVRILTATNRDLGELVEHGHFRLDLFYRLNVFPIRVPSLRERKDDITGLLNHFLSEVAENYGRHIHFTPTALDALIRYDWPGNVREMQNLIERLVIMSDSERVSLEFLKSYLAPGQTAVIQEALHPNGEPGHCTSLKEVERNEVMAALERSGWVQYKAADALGLSARQMGYRVKKYGLESMIAEGRARLRRFR encoded by the coding sequence ATGGCTCCCACTGTCCACGGACTCAAACTCTCAGCCCTGCTGGCCATCTGCCAGGTCATCGACAAGGCGCTTCATCTCGAATCCGCCCTGGACGGTGTGCTTGGCATCCTCTCCGAACAACTCAGCATGCAGCGGGCCACGGTCACTCTCTTTGATCCCGAGACCGGACACCTGTCCATCAACGCCTCCTACGGCCTGACGAGAGAAGAGAAACAGCGCGGGGTCTACCGCCTCGACGAGGGCGTCACCGGACGCATCTTCCAGACCGGCGAGCCCTTCTTCGTGCCCGACATCGACAAGGAGCCCCTGTTTCTCGACAAGACCGGGTCGCGCAAGCTTCGCCGGGGCATGATCTCCTTTATCGGAGTTCCCATCGTCCTGCACGGCGAGCCCATCGGCGTCCTCAACGTGGACCGTCTCTTCGAGGATGAAATCGCCTTTGAGGAGGACGTGGATTTTCTCAAGGTGGTGGCCACCCTCATCGCCCAGTTCATCAGCCTCAACGAAAAGATCATGGAGCGCGAGGCGGTGCTCAAGCGCGAGAACACTTCGCTCAAGTACCAGATATCCAAGAGCACCAAGGGCCCGTATATCGTGGGCCAAAGCACGCCCATGATCGAAGTGCAGCGGCAGATCGAAAAGGTCTCGCCCACCAGGGCCACGGTGCTGCTCCTGGGCGAATCCGGCGTGGGCAAGACGCTCATCGCCCGCATCATCCACGAGCTTTCCGACCGCCAGGGTCATCCCTTCATCAAGGTCAACTGCGCCTCCATACCGGCCAATCTTCTGGAATCAGAGCTTTTCGGCCACGAGAAGGGGGCCTTTACCGGAGCCACCAACACCCGGCCCGGCCGATTCGAGGAGGCGGACAAGGGCACCCTCTTCCTCGACGAGATCGGCGAGCTGCCCATGGCGCTCCAGGCCAAGCTGTTGCGGGTCATCCAGGACAAGGAGCTGGAGCGCCTCGGCTCCAACAGGACACGCCACATCGACGTACGCATCCTGACTGCCACCAACCGCGATCTGGGCGAGCTGGTGGAGCACGGCCATTTCCGGCTCGATCTCTTTTACCGGCTCAACGTGTTTCCCATCCGGGTACCCTCGCTGCGCGAGCGAAAGGACGACATCACCGGCCTGCTCAACCATTTTCTGAGCGAGGTGGCCGAAAACTACGGCCGCCACATCCACTTCACGCCCACGGCCCTGGACGCCCTGATCCGCTATGACTGGCCGGGCAACGTGCGCGAGATGCAAAACCTCATAGAGCGGCTGGTGATCATGTCCGACAGCGAGCGCGTCAGCCTCGAGTTTCTCAAGTCCTACCTCGCTCCGGGCCAGACGGCGGTGATTCAGGAAGCGCTCCACCCCAACGGCGAGCCCGGCCACTGCACCTCCCTCAAGGAGGTGGAGCGCAACGAGGTCATGGCCGCACTGGAGCGCAGCGGATGGGTCCAGTACAAGGCGGCCGACGCCCTGGGCCTCTCTGCCCGTCAGATGGGGTACCGGGTCAAGAAATACGGCCTGGAAAGCATGATCGCCGAGGGCCGCGCCAGACTGCGACGCTTCCGCTGA